In Choloepus didactylus isolate mChoDid1 chromosome 6, mChoDid1.pri, whole genome shotgun sequence, one DNA window encodes the following:
- the MS4A1 gene encoding B-lymphocyte antigen CD20, whose protein sequence is MATPRNSMSGTFPAEPMKGPVAMQPVQKTSISRASLQTGVTQTRLHEESKALGAVQIMNGLFHIALGGILMVPMGMYAPICVIVWYPSSGEASMYIISGSLLAVRRKTPTPFQVKGKMVMNSLSLFTAISGIIFIIMDIFNITMSHFFKMESPNLIRTAMPYINIYNCEPSMPFEKNATSTEYCYNIRSVFLGILAVMLIFSFFQKLVAGGIAENDWRTLCSKPKANIVLLSAEDKKEQVIEIKEEVVELTETSSQPKNEDDVEIIPVQEEVEETEINFPEPPEEQESSPIENDSSP, encoded by the exons ATGGCAACACCCAGAAATTCAATGAGCGGAACTTTCCCAGCAGAACCTATGAAAGGCCCTGTGGCCATGCAACCTGTTCAGAAAACAAGTATCAGCAGGGCGTCTTTACAGACGGGAGTCACGCAAACGCGTCTTCATGAGGAATCTAAGGCTTTGGGG GCTGTCCAGATCATGAATGGGCTCTTCCACATTGCCCTGGGGGGAATCCTGATGGTCCCCATGGGGATGTACGCACCCATCTGTGTCATTGTCTGGTACCCCTCTTCTGGGGAGGCATCAATG TATATCATTTCTGGATCACTCCTGGCAGTGCGGAGAAAAACCCCAA CTCCATTTCAGGTCAAAGGGAAAATGGTAATGAACTCATTGAGCCTCTTCACTGCCATTTCTGgaataatttttataatcatgGACATATTTAATATCACAAtgtcccatttttttaaaatggagagtcCAAATCTTATTAGAACTGCTATGCCATATATTAACATATACAACTGTGAACCATCTATGCCCTTTGAGAAAAATGCTACATCAACAGAATACTGTTACAACATACGATCTGTGTTCTTG GGCATTTTGGCAGTGATGCTGATCTTCTCCTTCTTCCAGAAACTTGTGGCAGGTGGCATTGCTGAGAATGATTGGAGAACCCTGTGCTCCAAACCCAAAGCT AATATTGTTCTACTATCAGctgaagataaaaaagaacaggTGATTGAAATAAAGGAAGAAGTGGTTGAGCTAACCGAAACATCTTCCCAACCAAAGAATGAAGACGATGTTGAAATTATTCCAGtccaagaagaagtagaagaaacagaaataaactttCCAGAACCTCCTGAAGAGCAGGAGTCCTCACCAATAGAAAATGACAGCTCTCCTTAA